AAATTAACACAACGCAAATCAGAACCGTTGAAGATCAATTTGACAAATGCAAAGTTTATCAGAATTTTCTTTTAACAACTTTGAATGTATAAATTACCTGTATATCATAATTTATAAAGaaccttttttctttaaaacttcCCTATATCTTGTCTTGATGTAAAACTAAAGTTAACGCAAGTCGCAGTCTTCCATGGTTCAACGCTTTGATTTCGTATAGCTGAATCGAATTTTATGATTACAGCCTGCAACCCTGGCACGTTTGGTGCTAACTGCTCCTATATATGTCATTGTTACGACAATGAAACATGCCATCAAATTGATGGTACCTGTCCCGTTAACCAATGTGAAGCTGGATGGACACATGACAACTGTAGCGTAGGTATGTAACAACATGCGGTTTTTCATCTTATTGACTTGATGAAGTTTCTTTTAAGGCTAGTaaagtcaaaaatattaaaggttaaatgataatatttatgcACTATTTATTAGAAAGATTTATATTTCAGCGAATGTCGGAGTTATGTTTGTGTGAtatgtaaacaaattaaaataagcGTGTTCGACTTTTTAGCGATCGAATTAGATAAACTTAAAATAAGGAATATTAAAGGTTTCTGTTATAGTCGTGTTTAATGCGAGATCAATATTACGGCGataatttttttgtgttttcgtcATTTCTTAATATCCTGTTTTCACAAATCGGTAAATAGTGTCTATACTTCAACAGTTTGTAATTGTATTTCGCATCGTAGTTAAGTTATGTCGGGTAGACATTTACAGTTTTAACCTTAATTTagaatatatgaataataaaataatattttacagctTGTGATCCAGGTATTTTCTGTATGTTCATAGTAACCGTAGCGTTGTTAAGAGTTCATTTTTGGAAAGCTGACAGCTAAACGTTATATTTTAACGTTGCTACGGTCTTTATAAAATTGCATGAAAAACCTGTATAGTAGTAAAATAGAAGCATCAATCTTACTGTTTTCGAGACATGATTTCTGATTAACCTAGTTATCTACTACTGTATAGCTACTAATAGTACTTCCTCTTGTTTCTCCTTTACAGCGTGCGATGAAGGTTTATTTGGTTTGAACTGCTCGTCAGAGTGTCATTGCTTACACGGCACCAACTGTAACCATGTCTCGGGCAAGTGTTCCGGTGAGAAATGTGAGCCTGGGTGGACTAACAGTAACTGTAGCGTTGGTaagattaaaaacatttttactcaTTCATATGGTGTTcgtattattttaaatgttatcttTTGTAAAGAAAGCCTCAAAAGTCACTTGCATGCAAATTAACAGAATACATGCATAATAAATTATCACTTTAAAGGTATGTGTTTACTGCGGTTAGATTTCATAGCAATGCGTGTGCTTGATCAGCTTTCAGAGAATGAGATCTTGATCTGTGTCGTAAATTGCATATGGGCATGTCATTGTTATATTGCTATATTCCGGTCAATGTCCAAATGGGGATTGTGTCCCTTTTGGACACTTTTGAACTTCAGCGTGGGTAGGTAAACATACATTTGAATAATGCAATCAACAGTTTTCCTCCGATTACTTATTTTGAAATGAACACTAACCTGATtgtaagtttaatttaattaagttaGCCTTGGAATTCCcaaaaatgcatgtttatgaTGTTGCAGTCTGTTTGAATATAATGTATTATGGATTTCGCAGATATAAATGAGCTCGTAAACGTAACGAAAAATCTTTGTTTCTCTGAGATTTGTTTAAGCTCATAATTATACCCCTTCActtcaaagaaaaaataatgaTTTGGTGATACATCTTTTGCATATACAGTTCATTAAGGGCACGTGCAGTGCTCAATCGTCATTGCTATTGCGTCCACATTATATAGTTATAGCACTtagttaattttaattttgaaattgtaaaattgtgttgtttAGACAGCTGGCTGCTTTTGCTTAATTAGTTATCATATTTGTTTTTGATCTAGTTGTTTCGTTATTATATCTGTGTTTCTGTCTGTCTTACCGTCAGTTCTTTGCCACATGTTTCTGCATAAATACTCACTCACTTTTCAACACAgtgtttttagtttttattttcttCAGATAGGAAGTTTTTATGTGCGATTGTatggtttaaaaaacaacaacaacataaattattccccctttttccatttagaaacTCTGTTATATGATGATTAGTAATGAATGAATCTagatattatttgaaaaatagacatctctgaaaataaaagctCGACCAAGGTATATTCGATATCTAACATTGTATAATCGAACAATTTATCATTAAATCATTTAACTTCAGTAAAACAAATACTCTGAAAACCTTAAgcgtaatgtattttatatagacttatataaaTACCTTACAAATCTTGTCCTTCTGAAAACTTCTGTCCACAAGGTTAAATACATTGGTATGTAATAATATACTGTGATTCATGCCCCGTTAGGTCTAAACGTGCCTTAAAATTATATGTTACTATATAACGACCTGCGGCGTCGAGGGATATTCCTCACTCCTGTGACAATCAATTGTGTGTAGAGAATTGTTATCGCATACTACTATTCATTTTATATTCCTGTTATTGTTGTAACACAGCCTGTAAACCTGGCTTCTACGGACAAAGCTGCTCTCTGGACTGTCACTGCGACATGTGCCATCCCGTCAATGGATCGTGCGAAGGGTCTCTTCAATGCCACGATGGGTTCAGGATGGACACTGGTTTCTGTACACGTAAGAAAGTATTGTTAACGGATTAACTGTGAAAGCTCCGCGAAGCTTGCCCCTCCCTCGCAGAACTCTCGCCTGGACAAACAAGAGAagaaatatacataatatatttgtatgtaataaTAAACTATACCCCATTAGGTCGAAACATGCCCCATAATTAAATGATACAGCTATATAACGACCTGCGGCGTCGAGGGATAATCCTCACTCCTGTGAAAATCCATGATGTGTAGATAATTTTTATCGCATACTATACTATTCGCATTATATTCCTTTTATTGTTGTCACACAGCCTGTAAATCTGGCTTCTACGGGCAAAGCTGCTCTATGAACTGTCACTGCGACACGTGCCATCACGTCAATGGATCCTGCTTAATGTCTATTCAATGCCACGATGGATTCAGGATGGAAAATGGTTTCTGTACACGTGAGAAAGTATTGTGTTCAGTATTAACCGTGAATGCTTCACGAAAATTGTCTTTACCTTCACAGAACTCGCGCATGAACATACAAGAACATAAATATACATCAGGTCCCATATGTAAAGTAccattttatgaatatattgtttCATTTCAGCACACAAACAGATAGGAGAAAGTAGTACCGTAAACGTGGCTGGAATAGTTGGCGGTTGCGTCGCAGCTGTTGTTATCATAATAGGAATGACTTTATTAACCTTATATTGCAGGCGGCAAAAACTACATGCGTAAGTTACTGTTgcatttaacaatattataatgttaCAATACAAAGTAATAGATCTTATTGCGGACTTTTATTTAGTCCATTGTTAAATAACAATATCATTCCTGTCAGATCTtatgattgatttaatttcagtAAAGAATGTCATACTAAAATATCTACATCAGCAAAGATAGATACATGTTTCTATACGAGATTTGATCATCTCGATCGGGCTAATGATGGAAAAAACGACTCCGTAGAAGACAAAGCGAAAGTCGCTTTAACAAGTATACATGAACAAATTTTTGAAATATAAGTGCACATACCtattaatgtttcattttatatGAATCAATGTATAAGCGAAACATATTGATTAGTAGACATTATAAttaacatttctaaaaataaactaTAAACGCCCAACTGCACATATAATGTGGAATATACTATCACAAAGCACCGTAGGGCGTgaacaaatatgcaaaaatgtttaaattctaATAACGAGCATGTGAATATGTTGtgacataatataataaatagaacataacaaaatgtttttaatatttctaCTGAACTTGCAGATGTCAGCACTTTATTGTCTGACAAAGAGAATCCCGTTTCTTGCGATGACAATGATTACTACAGTTTCAAGACACTAAGCCCTGGAATCAGAATCCATGAACTCTGGGACTACATTCACGGAAAGTGTCAAAGTGGTTCAACATTCTTTGAAGAAGAATTTAAAGTAAGAAATAGTCCAAACATAAAGATTAAATAATCAGTTGCAAGTTTCATTATTAAACATAGTCGCACCAACATCATTATTCTATTACAGAAATTAAGAAGTGGGCTTATCAATAAGCATGACATAGCATCCTCCGAAGAAAACAAAGGCAGGAATCGCTACAAGCAGAtttatgcatgtacgttaagtgtttttatttttgtcatgtctAGTAACACAATATTTATAAGGTAAACTACTCAAACTACAGTATCTTCATATTTCATTGATCGTTGTTTCCGAAGCACTTAatcataaatgtacatgtttaaaccAGAAATTCGTCTTATTACGTAACAGTCCTAATGATATAACATACGCTGATTTATTTTCAGACGACTATAACCGTGTGCCCTTGACACCAGAGTTCGATGGAGAATCTGAATATATCAACGCGAGCTACATACACGTAAACGTTTTAAGTTCGGCTATATCAgtgtaatcatcatcatcaacatgatttttttttcatgaacatcTTTTCATCTAAATTGTTCCAGAAATGGCTTGATAAATAACGTTTAGagataatttaatgatttttttttaaaggaaaatgtaaattataatactttaaacaattgaatacttttatttgattttgttgaAATGTAGGGTTTTGAGAAGGCAAAGAAATTCATCGCTTCGCAGGGTAAGTGAAACAACGTAatacattgaaacaaaaaaacaacaacacatcacAATAGAGTATATTCCGTGTATATGTTTAGTATAGCGAATTACTTTCTTTCGGTAAAAACATTTCGAAGAATATTTTGTATCAATTTAAGCTCATCGGTTAGTATAAAACACACATGTTTAAGTCGCTTTTCAAAGGTGCAACGCAGAGAAATTTAGATGACTTATGGCGTATGATATGGCAGCAGAGGGTGGACAAGATTGTGATGCTGACAAATGTGATTGAAAAGAACACGGTATTGACTTTATTCCTGATGTTGAGCTTTCAGTACATGTcatttaaaatcaaaacataagCATAATTATGGTGCCtcatatatgataatttatataaaaatatatgtttacaattATAGCAAACGTATTAGACTGCTAAAGACACGTTGATATTGCATCTCTAATTATGAAACACAAATTTAGAGTGCTTTACGCAAAATATTCTAATACAGatgaaatgtttacaatattgGCCCGAGGAGTTGAACGGCGTATGCAAGTACGGACGAATTAACGTCAAGTACGTTGATGTCGATGAGATGTTTGATTACAACATCAGGATTTTTACAATCACGAAGGTCTGTTTCAATTTCGTTATCGTTACTGCGACCGGTCTACAGAGGGCTGTTATTTTATTAACTGCCCAAACGTGTTCTATTAAACGAGTATTAAAGATGTACAAGCAAGCATTTGATCATTTATTATTTGATTGACTTAAATATTTTCGGTATTCTTAAGTATGTATTGACTGTATTGGGGTCAACAGGGTCATGATACCAGGGTGGTCAAGCAGTTTCATCTCAAATCGTGGCCAGACAAAGGTGTTCCTGACACGGCCTGGTGTCTTGTAGACTTCTGGAGAGCGGTGGATACTCAGAAAGAGCACCATTCACCAATTCTGGTTCACTGCAGGTATACTAGTATGATTTGAAAAATACGATATTTGATATTAGTTTTGTAATGATACGGGTTGTTTGCAAGTAAACAAAATTATGCTACTTTCAACATTCGATGAACCAAGCTAAAGATAACGTATTGTATTTACAGCGCTGGTGTTGGGCGAACAGGAACATTTATTGCTCTCGACAATCTTATTTCACAAGCTCAAATTGAAAACTGTGTCAGACCATTGCAGATTGTCGAAGCTTTGCGCGAACAAAGggttagcatggttcaaacaaatgtaaattgatatttacTTTTAAACAATGAACATCTCTGTATCAAATATGTTCCCTTGCGTTGGtgttgaacatgtgttgtcatcAAAATGTTTAGAATAAATGAAGGACGTAGCAGATAGATATTTAAGACAAAAACGCATGGTTTAATGCACATTCAcatgcatattgtattttgggaaCTTTGCGCTCCAATACTGTACTAGTCTATATACAGGAACAATACACATATCTTCATGAGGCCCTGGCGGAAGCTCTCCTGGTTGGGACACACCACGTGATGACCAGACAGTTCGAAAGTGTCCACCAGTTCATGATTGGAAAAGCCAGTAATTTGACAACTACTCGACTGGAGAAACAGTTCgaagtaaaataatatataagaatatataaataaattagtatcCTTTGTGCAAAATCCATGTCCACTCCTTTTCCGTCTACCCTTTGTCCGTGTACAATGACGGTTGTGCCCGAATTATTCGAAGGCAACATTCTTAGCGATGCTTATAGTATTTACTTCCGTATTATTTGACAAATGCTTTGTTTGATTATAGGTATCCATAGGCATATTTTCGTAGTAGTGTCAAAACGAATTAACTGTAGTCTAATCGGAAATCAAACACGTATTTTCTATCTTAAAACAAGATGTTGGGTCTGAAGGATTATTAAATGTTGCAGAAATTCATGTTTTTCGGCTGTATAAAATAGAACCGTATCAACTATTTCAGCCGTAGAATACGTTGCTTTATTGTACAGTTAATTCTACATCAGTATatggataaatatatatttatataatgtcaAAAAACTCACTCGTCGTATAATTGAAGTACATTCAagcatgtttgtttttgtctttcttCAGTGTACACTTTTGAAAATCTTAAATGAATCTAAAAAACA
This is a stretch of genomic DNA from Dreissena polymorpha isolate Duluth1 chromosome 7, UMN_Dpol_1.0, whole genome shotgun sequence. It encodes these proteins:
- the LOC127839964 gene encoding receptor-type tyrosine-protein phosphatase F-like, whose protein sequence is MLTLFIVGYLLEVSTAADPIQILNSSITVNSSGLPWLDMTADKVNDGIENNRGKADNCGCCAALQRPAWVQLTLDKTYLVEKIVVLGRQDANIYQLNNITLLLGRQNQSLHNEAFTLYNWSFAMTILAPPQEVNVVRVASALSSNPHMTICEIRIYRQADCLPGKYSANCSRECHCLSGPCESVTGTCMTAVCQDGWRGLACNETCNPGTFGANCSYICHCYNTETCHNIDGTCPVNQCAAGWKHDNCSVACDEGLFGLNCSSECHCLHGTNCNHVSGKCSGEKCEPGWTNSNCSVACKSGFYGQSCSMNCHCDTCHHVNGSCLMSIQCHDGFRMENGFCTPHKQIGESSTVNVAGIVGGCVAAVVIIIGMTLLTLYCRRQKLHAKECHTKISTSAKIDTCFYTRFDHLDRANDGKNDSVEDKAKVALTNVSTLLSDKENPVSCDDNDYYSFKTLSPGIRIHELWDYIHGKCQSGSTFFEEEFKKLRSGLINKHDIASSEENKGRNRYKQIYAYDYNRVPLTPEFDGESEYINASYIHGFEKAKKFIASQGATQRNLDDLWRMIWQQRVDKIVMLTNVIEKNTMKCLQYWPEELNGVCKYGRINVKYVDVDEMFDYNIRIFTITKGHDTRVVKQFHLKSWPDKGVPDTAWCLVDFWRAVDTQKEHHSPILVHCSAGVGRTGTFIALDNLISQAQIENCVRPLQIVEALREQRVSMVQTNEQYTYLHEALAEALLVGTHHVMTRQFESVHQFMIGKASNLTTTRLEKQFELCMLSVESREGHLPPVASQEAEYGNIETHLAEIDAYRPQNYRRSEPTAEMYLPTFNGKTCMIVLPKPTEKQLAMFWSRLDQLGSITVIDFASDDIELKHILIERTEREQATKGPYVIKEEQQNGFVEITYFMKQEVH